One Setaria viridis chromosome 5, Setaria_viridis_v4.0, whole genome shotgun sequence genomic region harbors:
- the LOC117856594 gene encoding F-box protein At5g07610, translating into MDDDGKLSAANLPDDVFVDILSRLPVRQLCSCKCVSRAWCDLISHPDHRRRLAQTVSGFFYHLHVDASCPPIPYWRFSSAASPPGGAHVVDPAFPFLPSSFSRTETELLDSCNGLLLLRCCRASPSPSSSLYVVCNPATGKWVELPAPTNAPGTFGLRSDYLHGRRRTRLAALAFDPAVSSTRFHVFQLVERDHYQPFLSQYRFVVEAVEIYSSETSRWVPSSSTEWSCQVTCTGQQATYHNGSLHFAVDDGGVMSVDTNASWRITYVFPHSQETFGGGFVGRSQGRLLYVHKGSRYASLSVYSLERRRWSAEQWTLKHYASPLDQFRKTLFKEHDGVVAVHPDGDVIFLFDACRGMLMAYDMVRRTVRDIQPLAQASPYYPFFPYVPLHSSEALAG; encoded by the coding sequence ATGGACGACGACGGGAAGCTCTCGGCGGCCAACCTCCCCGACGACGTCTTCGTGGACATCCTGTCGCGCCTTCCGGTGCGGCAGCTCTGCAGCTGCAAGTGCGTGAGCCGCGCGTGGTGCGACCTCATCTCCCACCCCGACCACCGCCGCAGGCTCGCGCAGACCGTCTCGGGCTTCTTCTACCATCTCCACGTCGACGCCTCCTGCCCGCCCATACCCTACTGGCGCTTCTCCTCCGCCGCGTCTCCTCCCGGCGGCGCGCACGTCGTCGACCCCGCCTTCCCCTTCCTGCCGTCGAGCTTCTCGAGGACCGAGACGGAGCTGCTGGACTCGTGCAacgggctcctcctcctacgCTGCTgccgcgcgtcgccgtcgccgtcctcctccttgtACGTCGTGTGCAACCCCGCCACCGGGAAGTGGGTCGAGCTGCCGGCGCCGACCAACGCCCCGGGCACCTTCGGCCTCAGGTCCGACTACCTCCACGGGAGGCGGAGGACCCGCCTTGCGGCGCTGGCCTTCGACCCGGCCGTCTCCTCCACGCGCTTCCACGTGTTCCAGCTGGTGGAGAGGGATCACTACCAGCCATTCCTCTCCCAGTACCGCTTCGTCGTCGAGGCGGTGGAGATCTACTCGTCGGAGACCAGCAGGTGGGTTCCTAGCAGCAGCACCGAGTGGAGCTGCCAGGTCACGTGCACCGGCCAGCAGGCGACCTACCACAACGGCTCCCTGCACTtcgccgtcgacgacggcgGGGTCATGTCGGTGGATACAAATGCGTCGTGGAGGATCACCTATGTTTTTCCACACAGCCAAGAAAccttcggcggcggcttcgTCGGCCGGTCACAGGGACGGTTGCTCTACGTGCACAAGGGCTCACGCTACGCCTCCTTGTCGGTCTACTCTCTCgagcgccgccgctggagcgcCGAGCAATGGACGCTGAAGCACTATGCCAGCCCGCTGGATCAGTTCCGGAAGACGCTGTTCAAGGAGCACGATGGCGTCGTTGCGGTTCATCCGGACGGCGATGTCATCTTCCTCTTCGATGCCTGCCGGGGGATGTTGATGGCCTATGATATGGTTCGCAGGACCGTGCGCGACATCCAGCCTCTCGCACAAGCGTCACCGTATTACCCGTTCTTCCCATACGTTCCCCTGCACT
- the LOC117856595 gene encoding uncharacterized protein: protein MAVGKRKRNDPAAAYLSDDLVIEILARLQERPLRRFKCVSRTWRDLISGPIHRRRLARTDAASGFFYHACASGSWATNLSFAALCPPEGGGCFDQAFPFLPYGTQVKLLDSCNGLLLLRCCHGAYDDVAAPRYIVCNPATHGWAVELPVPSPEPTRDPDPIELRLEEISRRRRERPLEQQWRQRPPRPAALAFDPAVSSHFHVFELVEDDGQHSSQYGGCTIKAVRIYSSETGEWVRRDSAWSYRIAYAGENAYLSSEWSYRLAYAGKHAYLNGFLHLTTTDAEKGGVVVAAVDTMGKTWRVTRVCPDPPATLGAPGVVGQSQHRLLYVDASGSGNPRELSVYALEYCSGGGERWSLKHRTRSLDPSGQMWFGKRYHNVVAIHPGCNVIFLFDSGRQSLIAYDMDRETTRVVHTFTDAPSNCHFFPYVPLYLQ, encoded by the coding sequence ATGGCCGTGGGAAAGCGGAAGCGGAACGACCCCGCGGCGGCCTACCTCAGCGACGACCTCGTCATCGAGATCCTGGCGCGGCTGCAGGAGAGGCCGCTGCGCCGCTTCAAGTGTGTCTCCCGGACATGGCGCGATCTCATCTCCGGCCCCATCCACCGCCGCAGGCTCGCGCGCACTGACGCCGCGTCGGGCTTCTTTTACCATGCCTGCGCCAGCGGCTCCTGGGCGACGAACTTGAGCTTCGCCGCCCTGTGCCCTCCCGAAGGAGGCGGATGCTTCGATCAAGCCTTTCCGTTCCTGCCTTACGGGACCCAGGTGAAGCTGCTGGACTCGTGCAacgggctcctcctcctacgCTGCTGCCATGGTGCCTACGACGACGTGGCAGCGCCGCGCTACATCGTCTGCAACCCCGCCACCCATGGCTGGGCGGTCGAGCTGCCCGTGCCCTCGCCGGAGCCGACTCGTGACCCCGACCCGATCGAGCTCCGATTAGAAGAGATTAGTCGGCGTCGCCGGGAACGTCCACTCGAGCAACAGTGGAGACAGAGGCCCCCCCGGCCTGCCGCTCTGGCCTTCGACCCGGCTGTCTCCTCGCACTTCCACGTCTTCGAGCTGGTGGAGGACGACGGGCAGCACAGCTCTCAGTACGGCGGCTGCACCATCAAGGCGGTGCGGATCTACTCGTCGGAGACCGGCGAGTGGGTTCGCAGGGACAGCGCGTGGAGCTACCGCATCGCCTACGCCGGCGAGAACGCCTacctcagcagcgagtggagctaCCGCCTCGCCTACGCCGGCAAGCACGCCTACCTCAACGGCTTCCTGCACCTCACCACCACCGACGCCGAGAAGggcggggtggtggtggcggcggtggacacCATGGGCAAGACGTGGAGGGTGACCCGCGTGTGCCCTGATCCCCCTGCGACACTCGGCGCccccggcgtcgtcggccaGTCGCAGCACCGCCTGCTCTACGTGGATGCCAGCGGCTCCGGCAACCCTCGTGAACTGTCGGTCTACGCTCTCGAAtactgcagcggcggcggcgagcggtggagCTTGAAGCACCGCACCAGGTCGCTGGATCCGTCTGGGCAGATGTGGTTTGGGAAGCGCTACCACAACGTGGTTGCGATCCATCCGGGTTGCAATGTGATTTTCCTCTTCGATAGCGGACGGCAGAGCCTGATCGCCTATGATATGGATCGTGAGACTACACGGGTTGTACACACTTTCACAGATGCACCGAGCAACTGCCATTTTTTCCCGTATGTACCATTGTACTTGCAATAA